AGGACGACGCGGTCCGCATCGCCAACGGCACCGTCTACGGCCTGGCCGGCGCGGTCTGGGCGGCCGACGAGGCCGAGGCGGTCGCCTTCGCCCGGCGCCTGGACACCGGACAGGTCGACATCAACGGCGGCCGCTTCAACCCCCTTGCCCCGTTCGGCGGTTACAAGCAGTCCGGCGTCGGCCGGGAGCTGGGCCCGCACGGGCTGACCGAGTACCTGCAGACCAAGTCGCTCCAGTTCTGACCCGATCCTTCCCGACCGGTGGTGGGGCGGCCCCGAGCGGCCGCCCCACCACCCGACGGTCCCGATCCGCCCCGCCCCCGTCCAGCGCCCCGAGGAGACCCCCGTGGTTCGCGCCGCCGTCCTGCCCGCCGTCAACGCCCCGCTCCAGGTCGCCGAGATCGACCTGCCCGACCCCGGCCCCGGCCAGGTCCGCATCAAGCTGGCCGCCGCCGGTGTCTGCCACTCCGACCTCTCGCTGTCCAACGGCACCCTGCGCCAGCCCGTCCCGGCCGTCCTCGGCCACGAGGGCGCGGGCACCGTCACCGCGGCCGGCCCCGGCGTGACCACGGTGGCCCCCGGCGACCGGGTCGTCCTCAACTGGGCGCCGTCCTGCGGCGACTGCCACTTCTGCGGGCTCGCCGAGCCCTGGCTGTGCGCCAACGCGGGCGTCGCCGCGAACGCCCCGTACGCCACCCTCGCCGCCGACGGCAGCGCCCTCCACCCGGGCCTGGGCACCGCCGCCTTCGCCGAGGAGACCGTGGTCGCCGCGCACGCCGCGCTGCCGCTGCCGGACGGGGTGCCGCTCACCGACGCGGCGCTGCTCGGCTGCGCGGTGCTCACCGGCTGGGGCGCGGTCCACCACAGCGCGGCGGTGCGGCCGGGGGAGTCGGTCGTGGTCCTCGGCGTCGGCGGGGTGGGCCTGGCCACGCTGCAGGCGGCGCGGATCGCCGGGGCGGGCACGATCGTGGCGGTGGACGTCTCCCCGGCGAAGGAGGAACTGGCCCGCGCGGCGGGCGCCACGGAGTTCCTGGTCGCCGGCGAGGACACCGCCAAGCGGGTCCGCAAGCTCACCGGGGGCGTGGGCGCCGATGTCGCCGTGGAGTGCGTGGGCCGCGCCGACACCATCCGTACGGCCTGGTCGGCCACCCGGCGCGGCGGCCGCACCACGGTCGTCGGCATCGGCGGCCAGGACCAGCAGGTGACCTTCTCCGCCCTGGAGCTCTTCTACTTCGGCCGGACGCTGTCCGGCTGCGTCTACGGCAACAGCGACCCCGCCCGCGACCTCCCGGTCGTCGCCGGGCACGTCCGCTCGGGCGCGCTGGACCTGTCCGCGCTGGTCACCGACCGCATCGGCCTGGACGACATCCCGGCCGCCTTCGACGCGATGGTGGCGGGGAAGGGCGGGCGCTCGCTGGTGGTCTTCTGAGGGCCGTCCCGGTATCCGGGCCCTGATCGCTCCGTCCCGTCGTCCGGGCCGCCCGCCGGCACGCGCGTGCCTGCGGCCCGTGGGGCAGGCAGGCGGGGATCGTGGTGCCATGGAGAATCAGCGGTGTGACGGGTGGGCGGTCGGGGCCGCGTACGACCGGTACATGGGTCGGTGGAGCCGGCTTGTCGCCGAGGAGTTCACGGCGTGGCTCCACTGCCCGGCCGGACTGCGGTACCTGGACGTGGGATGCGGTACGGGAGTGCTGTCGGCGGTGCTGGCCTCCCGGTGCCACCCCCGGTTGACGGTGGGCATCGACCGGTCCGACGCGTTCGTGGACGCAGCCCGAAGCGCCGCTCCCCCCTCGACGCACTTCGTCGTGGCGGACGCGATGTCGCTTCCGGTACGCGCTGAAGCGTGGGACGTGGCCGTCAGCGGGCTGGCGCTGAACTTCTTTCCCGCGCCCACTGCCGCGGTGGCCGAAATGGCCCGGGCGGTCCGGCCGGGCGGCCTGATCGCGGCGTATGTGTGGGACTACGCCGACGGCATGGGCTTCGTTCGCCGGTTCTGGGACGCCGCCACCGAGGTGGATCCGTCCGCGGCCGCGCTGGACGAGGGCCGCCGGTTCACCGTGTGCCGGCCGGAGCCGTTGCGTGCGGTATGGGCTGGCGCGGGACTGGTTGACGTGGCGACCACCTCGATCGAGGTGCCCACCGACTTCGTCGACTTCGCCGATCTGTCGGAGCCCTTCCTCGCAGGACAGGGCCCCGCACCGAGCTGGGCAGCCGCCCTCGCTCCCGCCGAGCGGGACCGGGTACGGGACGCGCTCGGCGCGGCTGTCCCCAGGAGGCCGGACGGTTCCCTCTCGCTCACCGCCCGGGCCTGGGCGGTGCGCGGCAGGAAAGGGGGCCGCGCCGCGGACCGGCGTCGGTGACGACTCCTCGCGCCGGCGTCGCGCGGCGTCAGACCCTGCGCAGCCGGGGAAAGACCGGTGCCGCCGCCAGGAACACCAGCGCGACCAGCACGAACGGCCAGGTGAAGGCGTGGCCGCCGGACGGCGCGAAGAGGGCGGCCAGCGCCGGGCGCAGGAAGGTCGCGGCCACCGCCCCGGCCACCGCGTACGCCAGGCTCCAGGCGTCGGCGACCAGCACCACCCCGCACAGCGCCATCGTCACCAGCACGGCGTTGTAGCCCGCCACGCCCTCGGCCACCTGCTCCGCGGGTGTGCCGAGGGCCCACGCGGTGAGCAGGCCGACCAGGCTGCCGACGCAGGCCAGCGCCCCCGCGCGGCGGCCGGCGAGGAAGAGGCCGAGCAGGAATATCAGGCCGACGTACCACTGCGGCATGAAGAAGATCTGCCCGATGTTGGCGAAGAAGCCGTGCCACAGGTCGGTGAAGGTGAGGGAGACCGGGCCGTCCGCGGCGCGGGGGAGCGCGGCCGGGCCGGCGTCCTCGTGCCAGACCCGCCGGAAGCCGGGCGCCGCGATGGTCAGCGCGCTGGCCGTCATGCAGAACGGCAGGGTGAAGGTGGGCAGTTGCCAGGTGGCGAGCAGGCGGGCCACGGCGGCGGTGAGGACCGTGACCAGCGCGGCGGCGGCCAGGGCGAGCAGCGCGGTGGACAGGTGACGGGCGCCGAGGAGGACCGCGCAGCCGACCGCCACCAGGCATGCGTTGAAGCCTTCCAGGCCCGCGGTGATCCGGTCCCGGTCGACGCCCAGCAGACGGGCGGAGGCGGTGCCGGCGGCCGTGCCGGCCAGCCCGTACAGGCCGAACTCCCAGCCCGCCGCGCACAGGCCGGCCGAGAACACCACGCCGGTCAGGGCGTTCGGCACGAAGTCGACCTGCGCCTGCCCCCGCAGCACCTCGACCACGAACCCCATGGACCGGGCCCGGAAAGGGCCGTTGATGGCCGTGCCGCACTCGCGCACGCCGCCTCCTGCTCGAACGACGGGCTCACGCCCCCGGCCCCTGTTCGCCAGGGGCCGGGGCACTTTACAGCGGCCGGGCGCGGTCCGTCGGCGGGACGAGCTCGGGGTGGTGCAGCGCCAGTCCGTCCACCAGGGCCTGGAGACCGGTCTCGAACGCGCCCTCGTCCACCTGGCGCTGGTGTTCCGCGAGCAGGTGCGCCTGCCCGAGGTGCGGGTAGTCGGCGGGGTCGTACGCGCCGGGGTCGTCGACGAAGCCGCGGGCGAACGAGCCCAGCGCGGAGCCCGCGACGAAGTAGCGGACCATCGCGCAGACCCGGGTGGCCTGCGCGGGCGGCCAGCCGGCCTCCACCATGCCGCCGAACGCCGCGTCGGCCATCTTCAGCCCGGCCGGGCGGCGCCCGGGGCCCTGCGCGAGGTACGGCACGACATGCGGGTGCGCGGCCAGCGCGGCGCGGTAGGACCGGGCCCAGCCGAGCAGCCCGGTGCGCCAGTCGCCGCCCTCGAACGCCGCGACGTCGACCTCGGCGATGACCGTGTCGGCGACCGCGTCGAGGATCTCGTCCTTGGTCGTGAAGTGGTTGTACAGCGACGGCCCGCTGACGCCCAGCTCCGCCGCCAGCCGCCGGGTGGAGAGGGCCGGCAGCCCCTCGGCGTCGATCAGCTCCAGCGCCGTGGCGACGATGCGCTCGCGGCTGAGGAGGGGCTTGCGGGGTCGGGCCATGACGCACATAGTAGAGGCTGCCCAGCGAAAACTAGCAGTGCTAATTAAAGGCGTCGGTGAGATGCCTCCGCGCTGCTCACGCCCATGAGGGGACCGGGATGGATCTGGAGCTCAGCGCGGAGCAGACCGCGGTACGCCGGCTCGCCAGGGACTTCGTCGACCGCGAGGTCGCGCCGTACGCCGCCGCCTGGGACCGCGCGGAGAAGGTCGACCGCGCCCTCGTCAAGAAGCTCGCCGGCCTCGGCTTCCTCGGGCTCACCGTCCCCGAGGAGTACGGCGGTTCGGGCGGCGACCACCTCTCGTACGTGCTGGTGACCGAGGAGCTGGGCCGCGGCGACTCCTCGGTGCGGGGCATCGTCTCGGTCTCCCTGGGGCTGGTCGCCAAGACGATCGCGACCTGGGGCGACGAGGAGCAGAAGCGCCACTGGCTGCCGCGGCTGACCTCCGGCGAGGCGCTCGGCTGCTTCGGCCTGACCGAGCCGGGCACCGGCTCCGACGCCGCGAACCTCGCCACCCGCGCGGTCCGCGACGGGGACGAGTTCGTCATCGACGGCGCCAAGATGTTCATCACCAACGGCACCTGGGCCGATGTCGTGCTGCTCTTCGCCCGCACCGGCGACGCCCCCGGGCACCACGGCATCAGCGCCTTCCTGGTGCCCGCCGACAGCCCCGGCCTGGCGCGCCGGGAGATCCACGGCAAGCTGGGGCTGCGCGGCCAGGCCACCGCCGAGCTGGTGTTCGACGGCGTACGGGTCCCGGCGTCCGCGATGCTCGGCCCGGAGGGCAAGGGCTTCTCGGTCGCGATGTCCGCGCTGGCCAAGGGCCGGATGTCGGTCGCCGCCGGCTGCGTGGGCATCGCTCAGGCCGCGCTGGAGGCCGCGCTCGGCTACGCGGGCGAGCGCGAGCAGTTCGGCGGCCCCCTCGCGCGCCACCAGCTGGTGCAGGAACTGCTCAGTGACATCGCGGTGGACGTCGACGCCGCACGGCTGCTGACCTGGCGGGTCGCCGATCTGATCGAGCGCGGCGAGCCGTTCGCCACCGCCGCCTCGCAGGCCAAGCTGTTCGCCTCCGAGGCCGCGGTGCGGGCCGCCAACAACGCCCTCCAGGTCTTCGGCGGCTACGGCTACATCGACGAGTACCCGGTCGGCAAGCTGCTGCGGGACGCCCGCGTGATGACCCTCTACGAGGGCACCAGCCAGATCCAGAAGCTGCTCATCGGCCGGGCGCTGACCGGGGTCTCCGCCTTCTGACGGCGCCGCCCCGGCCCGCCCGCGACCGCCCGACCGGACCTAAGCGCTTGCTCAGTGCCGCGGTATGGTGTTCGATCCGTCTGAGGAACGTCCCTGGCGGGTCGAGGAGCGGGGTGCGCGATGGGTGCGGCGGCACAGCAGGCTGCGGAGGAGAACGAGGAGTGGGCCGGGGTGACCCCGGACGCCGCGCGACGGCTGGTCAGCGCGGCCGTCGAGGCGTTCGCCGAGCGCGGCTACCACGCCACCACCACCCGTGACATCGCCGGCCGGGCCGGGATGAGCCCGGCCGCGCTCTACATCCACTACAAGACCAAGGAGGAGCTGCTCTACCGCATCAGCGGGATCGGCCACGAGAAGGCGCTGCGCATCATGGGCGCCGCCGCCGAGGCCCCGGGCAGCGCCCCCGAGCGGCTCCGCGACGCCGTCCGCACCTTCGCCCGCTGGCACGCCGAGCACCACACCACCGCCCGGGTCATCCAGTACGAGCTCCAGGCGCTGAGCCCGGAGCACTACGCCGAGATCGCCGGGCTGCGCCGGCAGACCGACCGGCTGCTGCGGCAGATCATCCAGGACGGCGCGGACAGCGGCGCGTTCCGCGTCGACGACGTCCCGGGCACCACCCTGGCCGTGCTGTCGCTGTGCGTGGACGTCGCCCGCTGGTTCTCCGCGGACGGCTCGCGCACGCCCGACGAGGTCGGCGCGCTCTACGCCGACCTCGTCCTGCGGATGGTGGGCGCCCCGCCGCTGCCCGCTACAGGTAAAAGCGGCTGACCGTCTCCGCCACGCACACCGGCTTCTCGCCGCCCTCGCGCTCGATCGTCACGACCGTGGTGAGCTGCACCCCGCCCGTGACCTCGGCGACGTCCGCGATCCTGGCCGTGGCGCGCAGCCGCGAGCCGACCGGCACGGTGGCGGGGAAGCGCACCTTGTTGGTGCCGTAGTTGATGCCCATCTTCACGCCCTCGACCCGCATCAGCTGCGGTACCAGGGCGGGCAGCAGCGACAGCGTCAGATAGCCGTGCGCGATCGTGGTGCCGAACGGGCCGGCCGCGGCCTTCTCCGGGTCCACGTGGATCCACTGGTGGTCGCCGGTGGCGTCGGCGAACAGGTCGACCCGCTTCTGGTCGACCTCCAGCCAGTCGCTGGTGCCCAGTTCCTCGCCGACCGCTCCGCGCAGTTCGTCGAGCGATCCAAACACTCGGGGCTCTGCCATCTCCGCCTGCCTCCCTGGGATCCGTCCGCCGCCGTCGTCCGGTACCGGACGACTGTTACTAAGCGCTTGCTCAGCATGCGGAGTGCGGGCACCCCCTGTCAACGCCCGGGCGACCGCGGACACGTTCTAGGGTTGGACCGTGCCCCAGCTTCCGTACAAGGTTCACGAGCTCACCGTCGGCCAGCTCTCCGCGCGCAGCGGCGCCGCGGTCTCCGCGCTGCACTTCTACGAGTCCAAGGGGCTGATCAGCAGCACCCGGACGGCCGGCAACCAGCGCCGCTACACCCGCGACGCGCTGCGCCGGGTGGCCTTCGTCCGGGCGGCGCAGCGGGTCGGCATCCCGCTCGCGGTGATCCGCGACGCGCTGGCGGAGCTGCCCGACGAGCGGACCCCCAACCGCGACGACTGGGCCCGGCTCTCCCAGGTCTGGCGCTCCGAACTGGACGAGCGGATCAGCCAGCTCGTCGAACTGCGCGACCGGCTGACCGACTGCATCGGCTGCGGCTGCCTCTCGCTGCAGACGTGCGCGCTGTCCAACCCGTACGACAACCTCGGCGAACAGGGGCCCGGCGCACGGCGGCTGCGGGTCGACCGCAGCGCCAAGGACCCCGGCGGCACGGACGACTGACCGCCGGCGCGCCCGCCCCGCGGCGGGACGGGCGCACGCGCACCGGGGCGGGTGTCACCACACGGACGGGGTGCGGGCCGCCCACGGGCGGGCCTGCTCCAGCTGCGCGGACAGCGCGATCAGCGTCGCCTCGTCGCCGTAGCGCCCGCCCAGCATCACCCCGATCGGCAGCCCCTCGGTGTTCCACTGCAGCGGGACGTTCACCGCGGGCTGGCCGGTGGCGTTGTAGAGCGCGGTGAACGGGGTGAAGGCCCCGATGGCGGC
The sequence above is a segment of the Streptomyces lydicus genome. Coding sequences within it:
- a CDS encoding MaoC family dehydratase; this translates as MAEPRVFGSLDELRGAVGEELGTSDWLEVDQKRVDLFADATGDHQWIHVDPEKAAAGPFGTTIAHGYLTLSLLPALVPQLMRVEGVKMGINYGTNKVRFPATVPVGSRLRATARIADVAEVTGGVQLTTVVTIEREGGEKPVCVAETVSRFYL
- a CDS encoding Zn-dependent alcohol dehydrogenase yields the protein MVRAAVLPAVNAPLQVAEIDLPDPGPGQVRIKLAAAGVCHSDLSLSNGTLRQPVPAVLGHEGAGTVTAAGPGVTTVAPGDRVVLNWAPSCGDCHFCGLAEPWLCANAGVAANAPYATLAADGSALHPGLGTAAFAEETVVAAHAALPLPDGVPLTDAALLGCAVLTGWGAVHHSAAVRPGESVVVLGVGGVGLATLQAARIAGAGTIVAVDVSPAKEELARAAGATEFLVAGEDTAKRVRKLTGGVGADVAVECVGRADTIRTAWSATRRGGRTTVVGIGGQDQQVTFSALELFYFGRTLSGCVYGNSDPARDLPVVAGHVRSGALDLSALVTDRIGLDDIPAAFDAMVAGKGGRSLVVF
- a CDS encoding class I SAM-dependent methyltransferase, producing MGRWSRLVAEEFTAWLHCPAGLRYLDVGCGTGVLSAVLASRCHPRLTVGIDRSDAFVDAARSAAPPSTHFVVADAMSLPVRAEAWDVAVSGLALNFFPAPTAAVAEMARAVRPGGLIAAYVWDYADGMGFVRRFWDAATEVDPSAAALDEGRRFTVCRPEPLRAVWAGAGLVDVATTSIEVPTDFVDFADLSEPFLAGQGPAPSWAAALAPAERDRVRDALGAAVPRRPDGSLSLTARAWAVRGRKGGRAADRRR
- the soxR gene encoding redox-sensitive transcriptional activator SoxR, which translates into the protein MPQLPYKVHELTVGQLSARSGAAVSALHFYESKGLISSTRTAGNQRRYTRDALRRVAFVRAAQRVGIPLAVIRDALAELPDERTPNRDDWARLSQVWRSELDERISQLVELRDRLTDCIGCGCLSLQTCALSNPYDNLGEQGPGARRLRVDRSAKDPGGTDD
- a CDS encoding urea transporter, encoding MRECGTAINGPFRARSMGFVVEVLRGQAQVDFVPNALTGVVFSAGLCAAGWEFGLYGLAGTAAGTASARLLGVDRDRITAGLEGFNACLVAVGCAVLLGARHLSTALLALAAAALVTVLTAAVARLLATWQLPTFTLPFCMTASALTIAAPGFRRVWHEDAGPAALPRAADGPVSLTFTDLWHGFFANIGQIFFMPQWYVGLIFLLGLFLAGRRAGALACVGSLVGLLTAWALGTPAEQVAEGVAGYNAVLVTMALCGVVLVADAWSLAYAVAGAVAATFLRPALAALFAPSGGHAFTWPFVLVALVFLAAAPVFPRLRRV
- a CDS encoding TetR/AcrR family transcriptional regulator — encoded protein: MARPRKPLLSRERIVATALELIDAEGLPALSTRRLAAELGVSGPSLYNHFTTKDEILDAVADTVIAEVDVAAFEGGDWRTGLLGWARSYRAALAAHPHVVPYLAQGPGRRPAGLKMADAAFGGMVEAGWPPAQATRVCAMVRYFVAGSALGSFARGFVDDPGAYDPADYPHLGQAHLLAEHQRQVDEGAFETGLQALVDGLALHHPELVPPTDRARPL
- a CDS encoding acyl-CoA dehydrogenase family protein; protein product: MDLELSAEQTAVRRLARDFVDREVAPYAAAWDRAEKVDRALVKKLAGLGFLGLTVPEEYGGSGGDHLSYVLVTEELGRGDSSVRGIVSVSLGLVAKTIATWGDEEQKRHWLPRLTSGEALGCFGLTEPGTGSDAANLATRAVRDGDEFVIDGAKMFITNGTWADVVLLFARTGDAPGHHGISAFLVPADSPGLARREIHGKLGLRGQATAELVFDGVRVPASAMLGPEGKGFSVAMSALAKGRMSVAAGCVGIAQAALEAALGYAGEREQFGGPLARHQLVQELLSDIAVDVDAARLLTWRVADLIERGEPFATAASQAKLFASEAAVRAANNALQVFGGYGYIDEYPVGKLLRDARVMTLYEGTSQIQKLLIGRALTGVSAF
- a CDS encoding TetR/AcrR family transcriptional regulator, with product MGAAAQQAAEENEEWAGVTPDAARRLVSAAVEAFAERGYHATTTRDIAGRAGMSPAALYIHYKTKEELLYRISGIGHEKALRIMGAAAEAPGSAPERLRDAVRTFARWHAEHHTTARVIQYELQALSPEHYAEIAGLRRQTDRLLRQIIQDGADSGAFRVDDVPGTTLAVLSLCVDVARWFSADGSRTPDEVGALYADLVLRMVGAPPLPATGKSG